Proteins encoded in a region of the Prunus persica cultivar Lovell chromosome G4, Prunus_persica_NCBIv2, whole genome shotgun sequence genome:
- the LOC18780940 gene encoding berberine bridge enzyme-like 21, with protein sequence MLHAEVIIMVFFDVKLLPLLIILFNSVWSPSSNSISESLLQCLSTHLKHSNSSKEIILTRNSSAYSSILQSSIQNLRFLNNSTPKPKVIVTPFHESHVQAAVICSKKHGIQKRFQSGGHDYEGLSYVSYAPFIIIVQTIHIDVKNESAWVESGATLGELYYLIAQKSNVHEFPAGSCPTMGVEGHISGGGFGTIFRKYGLAVDNVIDARIVDVNGRILSRKSMGEELLWAIRGG encoded by the coding sequence ATGTTACATGCAGAGGTTATAATCATGGTGTTCTTCGACGTAAAACTACTTCCACTACTTATCATCCTTTTCAACTCAGTTTGGTCCCCaagttcaaattcaatttctgAAAGCTTACTTCAATGTCTTTCCACTCACCTAAAGCATTCTAACTCAAGTAAGGAAATAATCTTAACCAGAAACAGTTCTGCTTATTCCTCAATCTTGCAATCTTCCATACAGAACCTCAGATTCTTGAACAATTCAACGCCAAAACCCAAAGTTATCGTTACTCCTTTCCATGAATCTCATGTTCAAGCAGCAGTTATTTGCTCCAAGAAACATGGCATACAAAAAAGATTCCAAAGTGGGGGCCATGACTACGAGGGCCTATCTTATGTATCATATGCTCCTTTCATCATCATTGTTCAGACCATCCATATTGACGTAAAGAATGAGAGTGCATGGGTCGAATCCGGTGCTACACTTGGTGAATTGTATTACTTAATAGCACAAAAAAGTAATGTACATGAATTTCCAGCAGGGTCTTGTCCCACAATGGGTGTGGAAGGACATATTAGTGGAGGTGGATTTGGTACCATATTCAGGAAATATGGTCTAGCAGTTGACAATGTCATTGATGCTAGGATTGTTGATGTCAATGGCAGAATTCTCAGCAGAAAGTCCATGGGAGAAGAACTCTTATGGGCTATCAGAGGAGGATGA
- the LOC18780292 gene encoding berberine bridge enzyme-like 21: MEKISENKKIPKIKSPPLAIYKRTKATQQTHNKLTITMRSTMPRILPLAVLFVVFYVSASWAASGSVYDNFVQCLNTKANSSSSTPLANIVFAQNNPSYTSVLRAYIRNSRFNKTSTPKPVLIVTPSAESHVQASVLCAKQLGIQLKIRSGGHDYEGVSYWSDQTFIVLDMFNLRSITVDIKDGSVWAQAGATLGEMYYRIWEKSKVHGFPAGVCETVGVGGHISGGGYGNMLRKYGLAVDNVIDAQIVDVQGRLLDRKSMGEDLFWAIKGGGGGSFGVIISYKLKLVSVPEIVTVFRVERTLEENATAVVLKWQEVAPTTDDGLFMRMLLQPVTSKVKKGEKTVRISILAEFLGNADQLVSLLGKEFPELGLKKENCMEMSWIDSVLWWANFDNRTKPEALLNRNPNDANFLKRKSDYVQTAISKDGLEWLWKKMIELGKTGLVFNPYGGKMSQIPASETPFPHRAGNLFKIQYSVNWEDAGEESEKNYLTQSRRLYSYMTPFVSKNPRSAFLNYRDLDIGVNTFGDNSYEEGKVYGLKYFNDNFDRLLKVKTAVDPENFFRNEQSIPTLPNGNSDVNSRSSSNLPMGKPFVLLICLLIGGW, encoded by the exons ATggaaaaaatatcagaaaataaaaaaataccaaaaataaaaagtcccCCTCTGGCTATATATAAGAGGACCAAAGCCACACAGCAAACACACAACAAATTGACAATAACAATGAGAAGCACAATGCCTAGAATTCTTCCACTtgctgttttgtttgttgttttttatgtTTCTGCATCATGGGCAGCCTCTGGTTCTGTCTATGACAACTTTGTTCAATGCCTGAACACAAAAGCAAACTCATCATCTTCAACTCCATTGGCAAACATAGTTTTTGCCCAAAACAACCCTTCATACACATCTGTGCTAAGAGCCTACATCAGAAATTCCAGGTTCAACAAAACCTCAACGCCAAAACCAGTGCTCATAGTCACCCCCTCAGCTGAATCCCATGTCCAGGCCTCTGTCCTCTGCGCAAAGCAGCTTGGCATACAGCTCAAAATCCGAAGCGGCGGCCACGATTATGAGGGTGTTTCTTATTGGTCTGATCAGACTTTTATTGTTCTTGACATGTTTAATCTCAGGAGTATCACTGTGGACATCAAAGACGGTTCTGTTTGGGCTCAGGCTGGAGCCACACTTGGAGAAATGTACTATAGGATTTGGGAGAAGAGCAAAGTTCATGGCTTTCCTGCTGGAGTTTGTGAAACAGTTGGTGTTGGTGGGCACATAAGTGGTGGCGGCTATGGAAACATGTTGAGGAAGTATGGCCTTGCTGTGGACAATGTCATTGATGCTCAGATTGTTGATGTTCAGGGGAGGCTTCTTGACAGAAAATCAATGGGAGAAGACCTCTTTTGGGCTATTAAAGGAGGAGGTGGAGGAAGCTTTGGAGTTATTATTTCATACAAATTGAAGTTGGTTTCTGTGCCTGAAATTGTTACAGTGTTCCGGGTGGAGAGAACCTTGGAAGAGAATGCAACCGCCGTCGTTTTGAAGTGGCAAGAGGTGGCGCCAACCACAGACGATGGTCTTTTTATGAGGATGCTTTTGCAGCCTGTGACTTCTAAAGTGAAGAAGGGTGAGAAGACTGTTAGAATCTCAATTTTGGCCGAGTTTCTTGGCAATGCCGACCAACTTGTGTCATTGTTGGGGAAGGAGTTTCCTGAATTGGGTTTGAAGAAGGAGAACTGTATGGAGATGAGTTGGATTGACTCTGTGCTTTGGTGGGCTAATTTTGATAATCGGACTAAACCTGAAGCGTTGCTCAATAGAAATCCCAATGATGCAAATTTCCTGAAAAGGAAGTCTGATTATGTTCAAACCGCAATCTCCAAAGATGGGTTGGAGTGGTTATGGAAGAAGATGATTGAGCTTGGCAAAACAGGGTTGGTGTTCAATCCATATGgtgggaaaatgagccaaatTCCGGCCTCTGAGACTCCTTTTCCACACCGTGCAGGGAACTTGTTCAAAATTCAGTACTCAGTGAATTGGGAAGATGCAGGAGAGGAGTCAGAGAAGAATTATCTCACACAAAGCAGGAGGCTTTACAGTTACATGACCCCATTTGTGTCCAAGAACCCAAGAAGTGCTTTCTTGAATTACAGGGACCTTGACATTGGTGTCAATACATTTGGTGACAATAGCTATGAAGAAGGGAAGGTTTATGGATTGAAGTACTTCAATGACAACTTTGATAGGTTGCTGAAGGTGAAGACTGCTGTTGATCCAGAAAATTTCTTCAGGAACGAGCAGAGTATCCCTACTCTTCCAA ATGGAAACTCAGACGTGAATAGCAGGTCAAGTTCCAACTTACCAATGGGGAAGCCATTCGTTCTACTGATATGCTTGCTTATCGGAGGTTGGTAA